A stretch of Longibacter salinarum DNA encodes these proteins:
- a CDS encoding Acg family FMN-binding oxidoreductase, whose product MDRPSTTPISNDPSFPRDAPVNEQLAFLLQYAVMAPSGHNTQPWQFSIRDDAIWLYADPALTLPALDPGGRERIMSCGAALFHLRIAMIHAGFDPLVELFPDGGAANAATDDASFASSGAGQKALARIRMGEHRQPSLLEERLFSAIHRRRTHREAFADANVADADIEALQEAAEQEGATLEIVTGADRRQRLLDLVIQGNEIMLADPDVRRELAEWTSRVSDKTGVVGKSRGWSRWQTATARWLHALPGGHPDPWRQETAMIRSAPVLGILATANDHVPDWLTGGQALDRVLLRATSFGLAASFLNQPVKVDRLRNQLHELLTHDGVPQIILRMGVVTTQEPRSGRQPVPVRSD is encoded by the coding sequence ATGGATCGCCCCTCGACCACGCCAATCTCAAACGACCCCTCATTTCCGCGCGATGCGCCGGTCAATGAGCAGCTTGCGTTCTTGCTTCAGTATGCAGTCATGGCTCCGTCCGGCCATAACACACAACCGTGGCAGTTTTCAATCCGGGATGATGCGATTTGGTTGTATGCGGACCCTGCGCTGACGCTGCCCGCGCTCGACCCTGGTGGACGAGAGCGAATCATGAGTTGCGGGGCAGCGCTGTTTCATCTCCGGATTGCTATGATTCATGCAGGGTTCGACCCCCTCGTAGAGTTGTTTCCGGATGGTGGAGCAGCGAACGCGGCGACCGATGATGCTTCCTTTGCGTCCAGTGGAGCAGGGCAAAAAGCGCTCGCACGAATCCGCATGGGGGAGCACAGACAGCCATCGCTTTTGGAGGAAAGGCTATTTTCTGCGATCCATAGGCGGCGGACGCATCGTGAAGCGTTTGCCGATGCGAACGTTGCCGATGCCGATATTGAGGCACTGCAGGAAGCCGCAGAGCAGGAAGGAGCAACACTGGAGATTGTGACGGGGGCAGATCGTCGGCAACGGCTTCTGGATCTTGTGATTCAGGGCAACGAAATCATGCTCGCGGATCCTGACGTGCGTCGTGAGCTGGCCGAATGGACCTCCCGCGTCAGCGACAAGACCGGTGTCGTCGGGAAATCCCGAGGCTGGAGCCGATGGCAGACCGCTACGGCCCGGTGGCTTCATGCTCTTCCCGGTGGGCACCCTGATCCGTGGCGGCAAGAGACGGCCATGATTCGCAGCGCTCCCGTTCTGGGGATCTTAGCCACTGCGAATGATCATGTACCGGACTGGCTCACGGGTGGACAGGCGCTCGATCGCGTCCTACTTCGGGCCACGTCCTTTGGACTCGCCGCAAGCTTCTTGAATCAACCCGTTAAGGTGGATCGACTTCGGAATCAACTCCACGAGCTGTTAACACACGACGGAGTGCCGCAGATCATCCTTCGCATGGGCGTTGTGACGACACAAGAGCCTCGAAGTGGTCGCCAGCCGGTGCCCGTTCGGTCTGACTGA
- a CDS encoding serine hydrolase domain-containing protein, which translates to MAPILLLALILATIAGSTAQVVAQTTSTGESYGSLLDSATVNVRLDSLLPGLLDRYRVPGAVVTVMEGNRIVALKGTGRTNLTSGVVVSPERSVFRVASVSKTLTATLLRTLDAHGLIVLDEPVGRGVVDRDAADSVTIAHLLAHTSGLDGRLLGAGSSRPPASLRSVVRRRLPPQIDPAGAVSRYSNEGYTWAAAEAEHRVGQTFAELADSLLFEPLRMTRSTFAPGAGAYADARVTGYASSEKGFDPLPHDYVTMAPAGGAWTTGRDMARFLSAVLSDGWLEEERVLPREAVSFERGDMRDAFAGRRGHLGWFQRTVSGHRAFVHDGTYPGAGSQLVVFPGLDLGVFVAGNASTAVEMAKAVTELVLQDVDAPTVDAPETISGDLATLDGTYRIARRPHTSFEAAFALLGVPYPDVEVEARGDTAITVGLADGALTLLHKGDLRFAASDGSVRESAAVVSGAGPVPRIQVGAATFERIPFLAERALGLAWLIVCLLAYSSVFVLPVREFFRPGSMDDDNAAEGMQYARPLATFAAALHIGFLFALGFRLLTGGPLGPTHTDPASIQPLLAFPIMASVLSLALVIFVVRAWTTSSWSQSTRVHFSIVTAGLIAYIPWLWYWNLIGIPVA; encoded by the coding sequence GTGGCCCCGATACTTCTCCTCGCGCTGATACTGGCGACCATAGCAGGTAGCACCGCACAGGTCGTCGCGCAGACGACGTCTACCGGCGAATCTTATGGTTCTCTGCTCGACTCGGCGACCGTGAACGTGCGTTTGGACAGTCTCCTGCCCGGATTGCTCGATCGCTACAGGGTGCCTGGCGCCGTGGTCACGGTGATGGAGGGGAATCGAATCGTTGCATTGAAAGGGACGGGGCGTACGAACCTTACTTCCGGGGTGGTGGTCTCCCCGGAACGGTCCGTCTTTCGCGTGGCGTCGGTGTCGAAAACGCTGACGGCTACCCTTCTGCGGACGTTGGATGCGCACGGACTCATCGTTCTGGATGAACCCGTCGGGAGGGGCGTTGTAGATCGTGATGCGGCTGATTCAGTCACGATCGCCCATCTGCTGGCGCACACGTCCGGCCTTGACGGCCGCCTTCTCGGAGCGGGGTCGTCGCGTCCTCCGGCATCGCTCAGATCGGTCGTGCGACGACGGCTTCCACCGCAGATCGATCCGGCAGGGGCGGTGTCACGATATTCGAATGAAGGATACACGTGGGCCGCCGCCGAGGCCGAGCATCGCGTGGGTCAGACGTTCGCAGAGTTGGCAGACTCGCTCCTGTTCGAGCCTCTCCGGATGACTCGCTCAACGTTTGCGCCGGGAGCCGGTGCCTACGCAGACGCTCGCGTGACCGGTTACGCCAGTAGTGAGAAAGGCTTCGACCCGCTTCCGCACGATTACGTCACGATGGCCCCTGCTGGCGGAGCATGGACGACCGGACGAGACATGGCTCGTTTCCTCTCGGCGGTGCTTTCGGATGGGTGGCTGGAGGAGGAGCGGGTGCTTCCGCGAGAGGCCGTCTCCTTCGAACGGGGAGACATGAGAGATGCTTTTGCCGGGCGTCGCGGTCATCTTGGTTGGTTTCAGCGCACGGTTTCCGGTCATCGTGCGTTTGTGCATGACGGGACGTATCCCGGAGCGGGAAGCCAGCTTGTTGTATTTCCAGGATTGGATCTTGGCGTCTTTGTCGCCGGAAATGCGTCCACAGCCGTCGAAATGGCAAAAGCCGTGACGGAGCTCGTGCTCCAAGATGTAGATGCTCCGACCGTCGACGCGCCTGAAACCATTTCGGGTGATCTGGCAACGTTGGATGGAACGTACCGAATTGCCCGCCGGCCGCATACCTCATTTGAGGCCGCGTTCGCGCTCCTCGGTGTCCCCTATCCCGATGTCGAGGTCGAGGCCCGCGGCGATACGGCGATCACTGTTGGACTCGCCGATGGAGCGCTTACGCTACTTCACAAGGGGGATCTTCGATTTGCGGCTTCTGATGGGTCCGTGCGGGAAAGCGCGGCGGTGGTCTCTGGCGCTGGCCCTGTCCCGCGAATTCAGGTTGGAGCTGCGACATTCGAACGAATTCCGTTCCTGGCCGAAAGAGCTCTAGGTCTTGCCTGGCTCATCGTTTGCCTGCTAGCGTACTCGTCGGTCTTCGTTCTTCCAGTCCGTGAGTTCTTTCGACCGGGTTCGATGGACGATGACAATGCCGCTGAAGGTATGCAGTACGCACGTCCTCTAGCTACATTTGCCGCCGCATTACACATCGGGTTTCTATTTGCTCTAGGATTTCGCTTGCTGACAGGCGGTCCGCTCGGTCCTACCCACACCGACCCCGCATCCATCCAGCCGTTGCTGGCATTTCCGATCATGGCATCGGTCCTGTCGCTTGCCCTTGTGATCTTCGTCGTACGCGCATGGACGACATCGTCGTGGTCACAAAGCACTCGAGTTCACTTCTCGATCGTTACCGCGGGTCTCATAGCGTATATTCCGTGGCTGTGGTACTGGAACCTGATCGGTATTCCGGTTGCGTAG
- a CDS encoding PAS domain S-box protein, giving the protein MDVAKLIEHNAQNSARRSSAVKLKGALERIVRMAVRASGMSWGVILFPSTQNDDSRAETWHPSISHGESSLRPASIDPEALSILSEHVWASEGPYVHVSAENVTRDRGMIEHDRCADAGTVESSATPSASIAGIALTAPSDPEVLDAPAGNAECHRSTSDGTWGILLLVSDHALSWLEKTETDTGRESGEEPSVDRGPIEHRPDPNAAISEVLTDAAELASSSVQGYADATGHLRYRRFISESDQGIYRMEVDPPVPTDLDVDEQVDRFLVASRVAECNEAYAQMYGVDSPEEIIGLRLSDLYGGEAEANRSVQRTFIKKGYRVSNVITQEEDQAGNRLYFSNTAFSIIIDGAVHRVWGIQQDVTPIKEAEAALNHSERLLASTIDTYPFATAIFDADLRYLYANDLAAASSDVDAEGMIGKRPEKLYPTGIWEPLLPILQRCREEESFTQRVVPIQRDDGTERVIIATFVPLLGEQGALEAIIASTRDITEERRAKRELRQSEQRLSLHVEHSPLAFVEWDVDGRIVKWNPAAEQIFGYTAREARGLHVADLSPYADREETQDMWRDIISNQRPIRQQRRRNLTKAGRLILCEWSMTPLVNHSGTVIGVAATAQDVTQEIEARESLRQERDLLRGVAETSAAGIIVADRRGRVSFVNTRAETLLRSRRAVLSENFLDATFWSAHDIDGHPFTSDQLPFQRVLDSERPVFDVEMVLDRPGADVILSINAAPLHDNQGNISQVVLVMEDVTERMERQIRIREHNDILSGLAKMLVEKRDNVDEILRYAAQTAKDAFGTDRLSIWKRDDQTDDFICIEVVGPGDQDDLGMRIGKSSYQQYLKAIRGHRAVCSEDVHADERLAKLKAYNDERDIRSTLDAPVRIGGQLVGLVSAEHIGERRSWSADLINFAGAIADVVAQTFIVSKQKRTRAALRRSEQRWKALVEHHPEGVMISIDGQVAYANEAALAILGADSLSDLEKETLRHMVHDSHLGTLKDRMRRVIDGREKTEPWEHTITGLDGSSRTIVSQSVPITYREQPAAQTVMRDVTDRRAREEELRRAKEEAQQMSRLKSTFLANMSHEIRTPLTSIIGFAEVLEGRESTTENDIATIIGRSSQRLLRTLNSVLDLSKLEAGAMKCCPEWVDVKKRTQESVRLFQPKTAEANVTMRTEVPASPLRSHLDVSALDRILDNLIGNAIKFTPEGGHVTVRASGTDDVVTLEVEDTGIGVPDDFRQHLFEPFLQAPSGPDNDHQGTGLGLAITRQLIRLMGGEISVSSTEGVGTCFTVTLPREL; this is encoded by the coding sequence AACACAACGCGCAGAACTCGGCCAGACGTTCGTCTGCGGTCAAGTTGAAGGGTGCCCTCGAACGCATCGTCCGAATGGCGGTCCGAGCATCCGGCATGTCGTGGGGCGTCATCCTTTTTCCATCGACACAGAATGATGACAGCCGTGCAGAGACGTGGCACCCGTCGATCTCACATGGAGAATCGTCGTTGCGTCCGGCGTCCATCGATCCGGAGGCTCTCTCGATATTGTCCGAGCACGTCTGGGCCTCCGAGGGACCATATGTCCACGTAAGCGCGGAGAACGTGACTCGTGATCGTGGGATGATCGAACACGATCGATGTGCAGATGCAGGTACGGTGGAATCGTCCGCGACCCCGTCTGCGTCCATCGCGGGAATCGCTCTAACTGCGCCGTCTGACCCCGAAGTTCTGGATGCACCTGCCGGGAACGCAGAATGCCATCGCTCTACCTCAGACGGCACCTGGGGTATATTACTTCTCGTGTCGGATCATGCTCTCTCCTGGCTCGAAAAGACCGAAACGGATACAGGTCGCGAGTCAGGCGAGGAACCGTCTGTTGACAGAGGGCCGATTGAGCACCGGCCCGATCCAAACGCAGCGATATCCGAAGTCCTCACCGACGCGGCCGAACTGGCGTCATCCTCCGTTCAGGGATATGCGGATGCTACAGGCCACCTCCGATACCGCCGTTTCATCTCCGAAAGCGACCAGGGAATCTACCGCATGGAGGTAGACCCTCCCGTACCGACCGATCTGGACGTGGATGAGCAGGTGGATCGATTCCTGGTAGCCTCCCGGGTTGCAGAGTGCAACGAAGCGTATGCACAAATGTACGGGGTCGACTCTCCGGAAGAGATCATCGGATTACGGCTTAGCGATCTGTACGGTGGCGAGGCGGAGGCAAACCGGTCTGTCCAGCGGACTTTCATCAAGAAAGGCTACCGCGTGAGCAACGTCATCACGCAGGAAGAAGACCAGGCAGGAAATCGGCTCTACTTCTCCAATACAGCATTTAGCATCATCATTGATGGGGCCGTCCACCGCGTCTGGGGAATCCAGCAGGATGTCACGCCCATCAAGGAAGCAGAAGCTGCGCTAAACCATAGCGAGCGCCTGCTCGCCTCGACAATCGACACCTATCCATTCGCAACGGCGATCTTCGATGCCGACCTGCGCTATCTGTATGCAAATGATCTTGCAGCAGCTTCGAGTGATGTCGACGCTGAAGGCATGATCGGGAAACGTCCGGAGAAGCTTTATCCCACGGGCATTTGGGAGCCGCTTCTTCCAATCCTTCAGCGATGCCGCGAAGAGGAGTCCTTTACACAGAGGGTTGTCCCCATTCAACGGGACGACGGCACGGAGCGGGTCATCATCGCCACCTTCGTCCCCCTTCTCGGTGAACAAGGAGCCCTGGAGGCGATCATCGCGAGTACGAGGGATATCACGGAAGAGCGACGAGCGAAGCGAGAGCTTCGGCAATCCGAGCAGCGTCTATCCTTGCACGTCGAGCACTCGCCTTTGGCGTTCGTAGAGTGGGATGTTGACGGTCGGATCGTAAAATGGAATCCGGCAGCCGAGCAGATCTTTGGCTACACGGCCCGCGAGGCCCGCGGTCTTCACGTCGCTGACCTCTCGCCCTACGCCGATCGCGAGGAAACGCAGGACATGTGGCGGGACATCATTTCGAATCAACGACCGATTCGCCAACAGCGTCGCAGAAACCTCACGAAGGCCGGGCGGCTCATCCTCTGCGAGTGGTCAATGACGCCGCTGGTCAACCATTCTGGTACCGTGATCGGGGTGGCTGCCACGGCACAAGACGTGACGCAGGAGATTGAAGCTCGCGAGTCGCTGCGACAGGAGCGAGATCTTCTACGAGGTGTGGCTGAAACGAGCGCCGCTGGAATCATCGTGGCTGATAGACGAGGCCGCGTATCGTTTGTAAATACCCGTGCAGAGACCCTTCTTCGATCACGCCGCGCGGTGCTTTCGGAGAACTTCCTCGACGCAACATTCTGGTCGGCCCACGACATTGATGGTCATCCCTTCACGTCCGATCAACTGCCGTTTCAGCGGGTGCTAGACTCAGAGCGGCCGGTATTTGACGTGGAAATGGTGCTCGATCGACCGGGCGCAGACGTCATTCTTTCGATCAATGCGGCGCCGCTACACGATAACCAAGGCAATATATCACAGGTTGTCTTGGTAATGGAAGACGTGACCGAGCGGATGGAACGACAGATCCGCATCCGCGAGCATAACGACATCCTGTCCGGGCTAGCGAAGATGCTCGTGGAGAAGCGCGATAATGTCGACGAGATCCTGCGCTATGCTGCTCAAACCGCTAAAGATGCGTTTGGAACCGATCGGCTCAGCATCTGGAAACGGGATGATCAGACGGACGACTTCATTTGCATTGAGGTCGTCGGTCCGGGAGACCAGGATGATCTTGGAATGCGGATTGGAAAGTCGTCGTATCAACAGTATCTAAAAGCCATTCGGGGCCACCGTGCCGTCTGTAGCGAGGATGTTCACGCGGATGAGCGGCTAGCCAAGCTAAAGGCCTACAACGATGAGCGTGACATCCGATCGACGCTCGATGCTCCGGTGCGAATTGGTGGCCAACTCGTCGGCCTGGTGTCTGCTGAGCATATCGGCGAGCGTCGCAGCTGGTCAGCGGATCTCATTAATTTCGCCGGCGCCATCGCGGATGTCGTTGCACAAACGTTCATCGTGTCGAAGCAAAAACGCACCCGCGCTGCCCTGCGACGGAGCGAACAGAGATGGAAAGCTCTGGTCGAGCACCATCCGGAAGGCGTAATGATTTCGATCGACGGCCAGGTCGCTTACGCAAATGAAGCGGCGCTAGCAATTCTGGGAGCGGATTCGTTGTCCGATCTGGAGAAGGAAACCTTGCGGCATATGGTTCACGACTCACATCTCGGAACGCTTAAAGATCGAATGCGCCGCGTAATCGACGGTCGAGAGAAGACCGAACCATGGGAGCATACCATTACCGGTCTCGATGGGAGCTCCCGAACGATCGTCTCTCAGTCCGTCCCGATTACGTATCGTGAGCAGCCGGCCGCGCAAACGGTGATGCGAGACGTAACGGACCGGCGAGCACGTGAGGAGGAGTTGCGCCGAGCCAAGGAGGAGGCCCAGCAGATGAGTCGGCTGAAGTCCACATTCCTCGCGAACATGAGTCATGAGATCCGCACGCCGCTCACATCGATCATCGGTTTTGCGGAGGTGTTGGAGGGTCGTGAATCTACGACCGAGAACGACATCGCTACGATTATTGGCCGCAGTAGCCAGCGGTTGCTGCGAACGCTGAACTCCGTCTTGGACCTATCCAAACTCGAGGCGGGAGCGATGAAGTGCTGCCCGGAGTGGGTCGATGTCAAGAAGCGAACACAGGAATCCGTTCGGCTTTTCCAACCGAAGACCGCGGAAGCCAACGTGACGATGCGGACGGAGGTTCCCGCCTCTCCCCTGCGCTCACACCTCGATGTATCGGCTCTGGACCGGATCCTTGACAACCTGATCGGGAATGCGATCAAGTTCACACCGGAGGGAGGTCACGTTACGGTTCGCGCCAGCGGCACGGATGATGTCGTCACACTCGAGGTGGAGGATACAGGAATCGGTGTGCCGGACGATTTCCGCCAGCATCTTTTCGAACCGTTTCTGCAGGCTCCTTCTGGCCCGGACAACGACCACCAGGGTACGGGTCTAGGACTCGCGATCACACGGCAACTCATCCGGCTGATGGGCGGAGAGATCTCGGTCAGCAGCACCGAAGGCGTAGGAACGTGTTTTACCGTTACGCTTCCGCGGGAGCTTTAG
- a CDS encoding universal stress protein has product MTTQEILVPTDGSPTSVRALGYAAVLAERTGARIHIVNVDEREPKLSEVIAIRESDILDDLHADLLPRHDEFEDDEELDLDDFPEQTIQRTIICRSAAEGIVTYANENDIDIIIMGTHGRSGFERAVMGSVAEEVVRTASCPVLTACPRAGDIDPTHPIRPEVATILVPVDLSSATEEVIERAARAAKIFNASVELFHIIERVSLPPAYGVGAPALDTEAIERRAHKFLEEQASALENSGISVRVNVQSGHAATSILERVESDRPGLVVIGTHGFRGIKRAILGSVAEQVIRHAESPVLTIRTDHEGGEESRLRTTTSSVLSDE; this is encoded by the coding sequence ATGACCACTCAAGAGATTTTAGTCCCCACCGACGGATCCCCGACCTCGGTTCGAGCGCTCGGATATGCTGCTGTTCTGGCAGAACGCACAGGAGCGCGAATCCATATCGTCAACGTCGACGAGCGGGAACCAAAGCTTTCGGAGGTGATCGCGATTCGCGAGAGCGACATCCTGGACGACCTGCATGCAGACCTCTTGCCTCGACACGATGAATTCGAGGACGACGAGGAATTGGACCTAGATGACTTTCCCGAGCAGACGATTCAGCGCACGATCATTTGCCGGTCCGCCGCTGAGGGCATCGTGACGTATGCAAATGAGAATGACATTGACATTATCATCATGGGCACGCATGGCCGGAGCGGGTTCGAGCGCGCTGTGATGGGAAGTGTTGCTGAGGAAGTTGTGCGAACTGCGTCGTGCCCGGTCCTGACGGCCTGTCCGCGGGCCGGCGACATCGATCCGACGCATCCGATTCGTCCGGAGGTTGCTACCATCCTCGTTCCCGTGGATCTGTCGTCTGCGACCGAGGAAGTGATCGAGCGTGCAGCCCGTGCCGCCAAGATTTTCAACGCGAGTGTCGAGTTGTTTCACATTATCGAGCGCGTATCGCTTCCTCCAGCATATGGCGTCGGTGCACCCGCACTGGACACGGAAGCCATCGAGCGACGGGCACACAAATTCCTGGAAGAACAAGCGTCTGCGCTCGAGAATAGCGGAATTTCGGTGCGTGTAAACGTTCAGTCAGGCCATGCTGCAACGAGCATTCTCGAGCGCGTCGAAAGCGATCGGCCCGGGCTCGTCGTGATCGGTACGCATGGATTCCGGGGCATCAAGCGAGCTATACTCGGCAGTGTCGCGGAGCAGGTTATCCGCCATGCAGAGTCTCCGGTCTTAACGATCCGCACCGACCATGAAGGGGGAGAAGAATCCCGTCTTCGAACGACCACGTCGTCTGTGCTCAGCGACGAATGA
- a CDS encoding universal stress protein has product MFKIDAILHPTDFSEESHHAFEYAYDLAEQWGAELHLLHVAPSLGDDPVRGAFDASLDEEEFYRTIRDEVDQKMQSLIDTVEQSDVPVHRIHSRGIAPADVISEYAEHEGMDIVVMGTEGRRGVSRLLLGSVTAEVVRKAPCAVLTVQEDANIPSDVKRVLTPVDLSEFSRPLLRAAREVTATFNASMDVLTVVEPLPFPVPLVGAVTLHDLMPDPIEQSRKQLDRLVQTTEGLPVSIETHVKEGHAAMMIIDTAGELDSDLILMASHGRTGLERIMLGSVTARVVRQATCPVCVLKVQPEEIEEPSESTSSGSDRKTSKAS; this is encoded by the coding sequence ATGTTTAAAATCGACGCGATTCTACATCCCACAGACTTTAGCGAAGAGTCTCATCACGCGTTCGAGTATGCATACGATTTGGCTGAACAGTGGGGAGCAGAGCTTCACCTGCTTCACGTTGCTCCGTCCCTGGGGGATGACCCTGTCCGTGGTGCGTTCGACGCAAGTCTCGACGAAGAGGAGTTTTATCGTACCATCCGCGATGAGGTAGACCAGAAGATGCAATCGCTCATCGACACGGTCGAACAGAGCGACGTGCCCGTTCACAGGATTCACTCGCGCGGAATTGCGCCGGCCGACGTGATTTCTGAATACGCGGAGCACGAAGGCATGGACATCGTCGTGATGGGCACAGAGGGGCGGCGCGGTGTGTCGAGACTGCTCCTGGGTTCCGTTACCGCTGAGGTCGTGCGAAAAGCGCCCTGCGCGGTCCTTACCGTTCAGGAGGATGCAAACATTCCATCCGACGTGAAGCGCGTACTCACACCGGTTGATCTATCAGAATTCAGTCGTCCTCTCCTGCGTGCGGCACGGGAGGTGACGGCAACATTCAATGCATCAATGGATGTTTTGACGGTGGTGGAGCCGCTTCCGTTTCCGGTTCCGCTCGTTGGTGCGGTAACGCTTCACGATTTGATGCCCGATCCGATCGAGCAGTCTCGCAAGCAATTGGATCGCTTGGTCCAAACGACGGAGGGACTGCCAGTGTCTATCGAGACACACGTCAAAGAGGGACATGCTGCCATGATGATCATCGACACGGCGGGTGAACTTGATTCTGATCTCATCTTGATGGCTTCACATGGTCGTACAGGTCTTGAGCGGATCATGCTCGGATCTGTGACAGCGCGCGTCGTCCGGCAAGCCACCTGTCCCGTTTGCGTGCTTAAGGTCCAACCAGAGGAGATCGAGGAACCGTCTGAGTCGACGTCTTCCGGCAGCGACCGGAAGACATCGAAGGCGTCCTGA
- a CDS encoding universal stress protein, producing MLSIKRILFPTDFSDGAARAFPQAAFLAHAHDAELCILSVAGRHLYGYRDMVDAHPMSAETIDSMMGSLPFTSTDLNIDQMQIEGAIVHERIVEVADERDTDLIVMGTHGRTGVNRLLMGSVAEDVVRSAHCPVLTVRGDVSENPPTRLSRILVPVDFSDGSTLAVAHARELALTYGARLDLLHVVEEVVYPSTYGIEPIELPTGEVVENVENALAELAREKIGIEHAVVEARIGYAPASIRDYAQENEIDLIVIATHGRSGLDRLLMGSVTENVVRRAEQPVFVVKPNAKSLVRTPSASAPAHA from the coding sequence ATGCTTTCGATCAAACGCATTTTATTTCCGACTGATTTCTCGGATGGCGCGGCCAGGGCCTTCCCACAGGCCGCCTTCCTTGCTCACGCGCATGATGCAGAGCTCTGCATCCTGAGTGTTGCCGGCCGGCACCTGTATGGGTATCGCGATATGGTGGATGCCCATCCGATGTCTGCTGAGACCATCGATTCCATGATGGGATCGCTTCCATTTACGTCTACAGATCTCAACATCGATCAAATGCAGATCGAGGGGGCGATCGTTCACGAGAGGATTGTGGAGGTCGCCGATGAGCGGGACACGGATCTGATCGTGATGGGCACGCATGGACGCACAGGCGTCAATCGGCTTCTCATGGGTAGCGTTGCCGAGGACGTCGTTCGGTCCGCCCACTGTCCGGTATTGACCGTCCGAGGAGATGTCTCGGAAAACCCGCCCACTCGCCTGTCCCGCATCCTGGTTCCCGTCGATTTTTCCGATGGCTCGACCCTTGCAGTCGCTCACGCTCGTGAGTTGGCGCTAACGTATGGTGCGCGACTGGATCTTTTGCACGTAGTAGAGGAAGTTGTATACCCATCAACATATGGCATCGAACCAATCGAGCTGCCAACGGGCGAGGTTGTTGAGAATGTTGAAAACGCACTTGCAGAACTCGCCCGCGAAAAAATCGGCATTGAGCACGCGGTTGTGGAGGCACGCATCGGGTATGCCCCTGCGAGCATTCGCGACTATGCTCAGGAGAACGAAATCGACCTCATTGTGATCGCCACACACGGTCGATCCGGACTGGACCGGCTGTTGATGGGTAGTGTGACTGAAAATGTGGTTCGACGTGCCGAACAGCCGGTTTTTGTTGTAAAGCCGAATGCAAAGTCGCTGGTTCGAACTCCGTCAGCGTCCGCACCGGCCCATGCATGA
- a CDS encoding universal stress protein, whose product MDIQKILVPTDFSACAQHALTKAVDLAERFDATLHVLHVVDELDPEFYGIDDAQKKATQIRARIREEAQDRLNHMVPDGESIEIDTAVSVHLSFDVAATIHDYIEENGIDLVVMGTHGHRNIERLMLGNVADKLVRHARCPVITVNEEVPWIEGEKGRIVEEVLAPVDFSEHSKQAVRVAKEFADVYGATLHLLFVAEKRTVPTFSDTGLPGVGVVEMDEEIVANADKALRQLSDSVGGPDVPITTAVKHGRVAESVIDYAETEGTQLIVMATRGLSGVERFLLGSNTERIVRVAQCPVLTMLTEKTEEAKA is encoded by the coding sequence ATGGACATTCAGAAGATTCTCGTACCGACCGACTTCTCCGCCTGTGCTCAGCACGCACTGACCAAGGCGGTAGATCTGGCGGAACGATTCGACGCGACCCTTCACGTGTTGCACGTGGTTGATGAACTCGACCCCGAGTTTTATGGCATCGACGACGCACAGAAGAAGGCGACGCAGATCCGGGCTCGCATTCGAGAGGAAGCGCAGGATCGCCTGAATCACATGGTCCCGGACGGTGAATCGATTGAGATTGACACGGCCGTCTCCGTCCATCTCAGCTTCGACGTCGCAGCCACGATCCACGATTATATCGAGGAAAATGGGATCGATCTGGTCGTGATGGGCACACACGGTCACAGAAATATCGAGCGGCTGATGCTGGGCAATGTCGCGGACAAACTGGTCCGGCATGCCCGCTGCCCGGTGATTACGGTGAACGAGGAAGTGCCGTGGATTGAAGGAGAGAAGGGGAGAATCGTCGAGGAAGTACTTGCTCCGGTGGACTTTTCTGAGCACTCTAAACAGGCGGTTCGCGTAGCGAAAGAGTTCGCTGACGTATATGGAGCGACGCTGCACCTTCTGTTCGTGGCAGAGAAACGGACCGTGCCTACGTTCAGCGATACCGGACTGCCGGGCGTCGGTGTAGTAGAGATGGACGAAGAAATTGTAGCCAACGCAGATAAAGCGTTACGTCAGCTTTCAGACTCCGTCGGCGGACCTGATGTACCGATAACCACCGCCGTCAAACACGGACGAGTCGCAGAGAGCGTCATCGACTATGCTGAAACGGAAGGAACGCAGCTCATCGTCATGGCGACGCGCGGTCTCAGCGGGGTCGAACGTTTTCTGCTCGGGTCGAATACGGAGCGCATCGTCCGCGTGGCGCAGTGCCCGGTTCTAACGATGCTCACGGAGAAGACAGAGGAAGCCAAAGCCTGA